From a single Calothrix sp. NIES-2098 genomic region:
- a CDS encoding phospho-2-dehydro-3-deoxyheptonate aldolase, giving the protein MINAQLAAQSHPHHQTIVKLSETVSFGGEEIVIIGGPCTVESLEQMETVAQKLAAAPVQALRGGVYKPRTSPYAFQGMGEEGLEILAAVRSRYNIPVVTEVMSIAQIEIVAARADMLQIGSRNMQNFDLLKALGQANKPILLKRGLAATIEEFVMAAEYILSHGNPDVVLCERGIRSFDNYTRNVLDLGAVAALKQITHLPVIVDPSHAVGKRELVAPMAKAAVACGADGLIIECHPQPEKSVSDARQALSLEDMVNLVDSLKPIAAAVGRNISESIGVGLKTAPIFCAA; this is encoded by the coding sequence ATGATTAATGCTCAACTCGCTGCTCAATCCCATCCTCACCACCAAACAATCGTCAAACTCTCAGAAACAGTCAGCTTCGGGGGAGAAGAGATAGTCATTATTGGTGGCCCCTGCACTGTTGAAAGCTTAGAGCAGATGGAAACAGTCGCCCAAAAGTTAGCCGCTGCACCCGTACAGGCTTTGCGGGGTGGTGTCTACAAACCGCGGACATCTCCTTATGCTTTCCAAGGCATGGGTGAAGAAGGACTAGAAATTTTAGCGGCAGTGCGATCGCGCTACAATATCCCAGTTGTGACTGAAGTCATGTCAATTGCCCAAATTGAAATAGTGGCAGCTCGCGCTGATATGCTGCAAATTGGTAGCCGGAATATGCAAAACTTCGACTTGCTCAAAGCTTTGGGACAAGCCAACAAGCCAATACTACTCAAGCGCGGTTTAGCGGCGACAATTGAAGAATTCGTCATGGCAGCTGAATATATTTTGAGCCACGGTAATCCTGATGTGGTACTTTGTGAAAGAGGGATTCGTAGCTTTGATAATTACACCCGCAATGTACTTGACTTAGGAGCAGTAGCAGCTCTCAAGCAAATTACTCATCTACCAGTGATTGTAGATCCATCCCATGCCGTAGGTAAACGAGAATTAGTAGCACCTATGGCTAAGGCTGCTGTTGCTTGTGGAGCAGATGGCTTAATTATCGAGTGTCATCCCCAACCAGAAAAGTCTGTTTCCGATGCACGTCAAGCACTATCTTTAGAAGATATGGTGAATTTGGTTGATAGTTTAAAGCCTATAGCCGCAGCAGTTGGGCGGAATATATCAGAATCTATCGGGGTAGGTTTAAAAACAGCCCCGATTTTTTGTGCTGCTTAA